One window of Streptomyces sp. FIT100 genomic DNA carries:
- a CDS encoding NAD(P)/FAD-dependent oxidoreductase, with product MTTTNHTEHPLQVLVLGAGYAGLMAALRLAPHARVTLIDPSDRFTERVRLHELAAGRPDVTHPLSRFLRSTGVSHITARATAIDPVAREVTTDDGRRLPYDRLVYALGSRTAAVHAGERAHTPESAAALNKRLQDGPGSLAVVGGGLTGIELATELAESHPEWTVRLHSAGDIGEGLSARGRDHVRTVLGARGVRIEEGRRVTHADELDADAVVWAASMTPNSELAADAGLALDPSGRIAVDDALRSASHPEIYVAGDAAAAGSRKAGTLRMACATAIPTGAHAAASAIAESRGREPRPLDFRFFAQCVSLGRHDGLIQPVHADDTPHPRVLTGRPAALTKEQVVRSTVRFLSVVGRRSRRHSPPA from the coding sequence ATGACGACGACGAACCACACCGAGCACCCCCTCCAGGTCCTGGTACTCGGCGCGGGCTACGCAGGTCTCATGGCCGCCCTCCGGCTGGCCCCGCACGCCCGCGTCACCCTCATCGACCCGAGCGACCGCTTCACCGAGCGCGTACGGCTGCACGAACTCGCCGCGGGCCGCCCCGATGTGACCCATCCGCTCAGCCGGTTCCTCCGCTCGACCGGCGTCAGCCACATCACCGCCCGTGCCACCGCCATCGACCCGGTCGCCCGCGAGGTGACGACGGACGACGGCCGCCGCCTCCCGTACGACCGGCTTGTCTACGCCCTCGGCAGCCGTACGGCCGCGGTGCACGCGGGCGAGCGCGCCCACACCCCCGAGTCCGCCGCCGCCCTGAACAAGCGCCTCCAGGACGGTCCGGGCTCCCTCGCCGTCGTCGGCGGCGGGCTCACCGGCATCGAACTCGCCACCGAACTGGCCGAGTCCCACCCCGAGTGGACCGTCCGCCTCCACTCGGCCGGCGACATCGGCGAGGGCCTCTCGGCACGCGGCCGCGACCACGTCCGTACGGTGCTCGGGGCCCGGGGCGTGCGCATCGAGGAGGGCCGGCGGGTCACCCACGCCGACGAGCTGGACGCGGACGCGGTCGTCTGGGCTGCGTCGATGACCCCGAACAGCGAGCTCGCCGCGGACGCGGGCCTCGCCCTGGACCCCTCCGGCCGCATCGCCGTCGACGACGCGCTCCGCTCGGCTTCGCACCCCGAGATCTACGTCGCCGGAGACGCGGCCGCCGCCGGCTCCCGCAAGGCCGGCACCCTGCGCATGGCCTGCGCCACAGCCATCCCCACCGGTGCCCACGCCGCCGCCTCGGCCATCGCCGAGTCCCGCGGCCGCGAACCCCGGCCGCTGGACTTCCGCTTCTTCGCCCAGTGCGTGAGCCTCGGCCGCCACGACGGCCTGATCCAGCCCGTCCACGCGGACGACACCCCCCACCCCCGCGTCCTCACGGGCCGCCCGGCCGCCCTGACGAAGGAACAGGTGGTCCGCTCCACGGTCCGCTTCCTGAGCGTGGTGGGCCGTCGTTCGCGACGGCACTCCCCACCGGCTTGA
- a CDS encoding ABC transporter ATP-binding protein — MMNNAPGGETGAERVAIRAHALTVVRGPRTVLRNLDFAVPPGQITGLLGPSGCGKSTLMRAIVGTQAKVSGTLEVLGRPAGDASLRSRIGYVTQAPSIYDDLTVRQNLDYFAAILDPGRSAAARRRQHVTQAIADVDLADHADALAGNLSGGQRNRVSLAVALLGTPELLVLDEPTVGLDPVLRRDLWDLFHRIAADRGTTILVSSHVMDEAERCHRLLLLREGELLADDTPDALRRRNDTATVEDAFLHLVDTANALQESAR, encoded by the coding sequence ATGATGAATAATGCTCCGGGAGGCGAGACAGGCGCCGAACGCGTCGCCATCCGCGCCCACGCCCTCACCGTCGTCCGCGGCCCCCGCACCGTCCTCCGCAACCTCGACTTCGCCGTCCCACCCGGCCAGATCACCGGCCTCCTCGGCCCCTCCGGCTGCGGCAAGTCGACCCTGATGCGGGCCATCGTCGGCACCCAGGCCAAGGTCAGCGGCACCCTCGAAGTCCTCGGCCGGCCCGCGGGCGACGCCTCCCTCCGCTCCCGTATCGGCTATGTCACCCAGGCCCCCTCCATCTACGACGACCTGACCGTCCGCCAGAACCTGGACTACTTCGCGGCCATCCTCGACCCCGGCCGCTCCGCCGCCGCGCGCCGCCGACAGCACGTCACCCAGGCCATCGCCGACGTCGACCTCGCCGACCACGCCGACGCGCTCGCCGGAAACCTCTCCGGCGGACAGCGCAACCGCGTCTCCCTCGCCGTCGCCCTCCTCGGCACCCCCGAACTGCTCGTCCTCGACGAGCCCACCGTCGGCCTCGACCCGGTCCTCCGCCGCGACCTGTGGGACCTCTTCCACCGCATCGCCGCCGACCGCGGCACCACGATCCTCGTCTCCTCCCACGTCATGGACGAGGCCGAGCGCTGCCACCGGCTGCTGCTCCTGCGCGAGGGCGAACTCCTCGCCGACGACACCCCCGACGCCCTGCGCCGCCGCAACGACACCGCGACCGTCGAAGACGCCTTCCTCCACCTCGTCGACACGGCCAACGCCCTTCAGGAGAGCGCCCGATGA
- a CDS encoding ABC transporter permease: protein MNTHATSTGTTTAPTPAAAGAPTRSATGAARAVSAARTLATAARVLRQLRHDPRSIALMILVPCVMLLLLRYVFDGSPQVFDSIGASLLGIFPLITMFLVTSIATLRERTSGTLERLLAMPLGKGDLIAGYALAFGLLAIVQSSLATGLAVWFLGLDVVGSPWLLLLVALLDALLGTALGLFVSAFAASEYQAVQFMPAVLFPQILLCGLFIARDKMQPVLEGVSNVLPMSYAVDGMNEVLRHTDVTADFIRDVLVVAACALLVLTLGAATLRRRTA, encoded by the coding sequence ATGAACACCCACGCCACGAGCACCGGCACCACCACGGCCCCCACCCCGGCCGCGGCCGGGGCACCGACCCGCTCCGCGACCGGTGCCGCACGCGCCGTCTCCGCGGCCCGCACCCTCGCCACCGCCGCCCGCGTCCTGCGCCAACTGCGCCACGACCCGCGCTCCATCGCCCTGATGATCCTGGTGCCGTGCGTGATGCTCCTGCTCCTGCGCTACGTCTTCGACGGCAGCCCGCAGGTCTTCGACTCCATCGGCGCCTCACTCCTCGGCATCTTCCCCCTCATCACGATGTTCCTCGTGACCTCGATCGCCACCCTCCGCGAACGCACCTCCGGCACCCTGGAACGCCTGCTCGCCATGCCCCTCGGCAAGGGCGACCTGATCGCCGGCTACGCCCTCGCCTTCGGCCTCCTCGCCATCGTCCAGTCGAGCCTCGCCACCGGCCTCGCGGTCTGGTTCCTCGGACTCGACGTCGTCGGCTCGCCCTGGCTGCTGCTCCTGGTCGCCCTCCTGGACGCCCTGCTCGGCACCGCCCTCGGCCTGTTCGTCTCCGCCTTCGCCGCCTCCGAGTACCAGGCGGTCCAGTTCATGCCGGCCGTGCTCTTCCCCCAGATCCTCCTCTGCGGCCTGTTCATCGCCCGCGACAAGATGCAGCCCGTCCTCGAAGGCGTCTCGAACGTCCTGCCCATGTCGTACGCCGTCGACGGCATGAACGAAGTGCTCCGCCACACCGACGTCACCGCCGACTTCATCCGCGACGTCCTCGTCGTCGCCGCCTGCGCCCTCCTCGTCCTCACCCTCGGCGCGGCCACCCTCCGCCGCCGCACCGCGTGA
- the proC gene encoding pyrroline-5-carboxylate reductase, giving the protein MTQTVAVLGTGKIGEALLSGMIRAGWPAAALLVTARRAERADELRTRYGVEAVTNAEAAKRADILILTVKPQDMGRLLDELAPHITADRLVISAAAGITTSTIENRLAPNTPVVRVMPNTPVLVDEGMSVISAGSHATAEHLAHTEEIFGGVGKTLRVPESQQDAATALSGSGPAYFYFLVEAMTDAGILLGLPRAQAHDLIVQAAIGAAVMLRDSGEHPVKLREAVTSPAGTTISAIRELENHGVRAALIAALEAARDRSRELAAGNS; this is encoded by the coding sequence ATGACCCAGACAGTCGCAGTCCTCGGCACCGGCAAGATCGGCGAGGCCCTGCTCAGCGGCATGATCCGGGCCGGCTGGCCCGCCGCCGCCCTGCTGGTCACCGCCCGGCGCGCCGAGCGCGCCGATGAGCTCCGCACCCGCTACGGCGTCGAAGCGGTCACCAACGCCGAGGCCGCCAAGCGCGCCGACATCCTGATCCTGACCGTGAAGCCCCAGGACATGGGCAGGCTCCTCGACGAACTCGCCCCCCACATCACCGCCGACCGGCTGGTCATCAGCGCCGCGGCCGGTATCACCACCTCCACCATCGAGAACCGTCTCGCACCCAACACCCCCGTCGTCCGTGTCATGCCGAACACGCCCGTCCTCGTGGACGAAGGCATGTCCGTCATCTCCGCCGGCAGCCACGCCACCGCCGAGCACCTCGCCCACACCGAGGAGATCTTCGGCGGCGTCGGCAAGACACTCCGGGTCCCCGAGTCCCAGCAGGACGCGGCGACCGCCCTCTCCGGCTCAGGGCCGGCCTACTTCTACTTCCTCGTCGAGGCCATGACCGATGCCGGCATCCTCCTCGGCCTGCCCCGGGCCCAGGCACACGACCTGATCGTCCAGGCAGCCATCGGCGCCGCCGTGATGCTCCGCGACTCCGGCGAGCACCCGGTCAAGCTCCGCGAAGCCGTCACCTCCCCGGCCGGCACCACCATCAGCGCCATCCGCGAACTGGAGAACCACGGCGTGCGTGCCGCCCTGATCGCCGCTCTGGAAGCGGCCCGCGACCGCAGCCGCGAGCTCGCCGCGGGCAACAGCTGA
- the trpS gene encoding tryptophan--tRNA ligase codes for MKRTFSGVKPTGHLTLGNYLGAVRRWAEVDQHDSDALFSIVDLHALTVEHDPARVRRLSRQAATILLAAGLDPEQCTVFVQSHVDEHARLSYLLECTATDGEMRRMIQYKEKGARARAAGESVRLSLLTYPVLMASDILAYATDEVPVGDDQAQHVELTRDLAVRFNQRYGHVFTVPKATYPQVAARVMDLQEPTSKMGKSNDSGAGIVYLLDEPEVIRRKIMRAVTDSGQDVEYDREGRPGAANLLEILAACEDGNPAALAGVYQSYGALKKDTAEAVVELLRPLRERHAQLAADPGFVDEVLRAGAARARGLARPLVDRAYAVIGLLPVG; via the coding sequence ATGAAGCGGACCTTCAGTGGGGTCAAGCCGACCGGGCATCTGACGCTGGGCAACTATCTCGGGGCCGTGCGGCGGTGGGCCGAGGTGGACCAGCACGATTCGGACGCGCTGTTCAGCATCGTGGATCTGCACGCCCTGACCGTGGAGCACGATCCGGCGCGGGTGCGGAGGCTCAGTCGGCAGGCGGCGACGATCCTGCTGGCGGCGGGGCTGGATCCGGAGCAGTGCACCGTGTTCGTGCAGAGCCATGTGGACGAGCACGCCCGGCTCTCGTACCTGCTGGAGTGCACTGCCACGGACGGCGAGATGCGGCGCATGATCCAGTACAAGGAGAAGGGTGCGCGGGCGCGGGCCGCCGGGGAGAGCGTGCGGTTGTCGCTGCTGACGTATCCCGTGCTGATGGCCTCGGACATTCTGGCGTACGCGACGGACGAGGTGCCGGTCGGGGACGACCAGGCGCAGCACGTCGAGCTGACCCGGGACCTGGCGGTGCGGTTCAACCAGCGGTACGGGCATGTGTTCACCGTGCCGAAGGCGACGTATCCGCAGGTCGCGGCTCGGGTGATGGACCTGCAGGAGCCGACGTCGAAGATGGGGAAGTCGAACGACAGCGGGGCCGGGATCGTCTATCTGCTCGACGAGCCGGAGGTGATCCGGCGCAAGATCATGCGGGCCGTGACGGACAGCGGGCAGGACGTCGAGTACGACCGGGAGGGCCGGCCGGGGGCGGCGAATCTGCTGGAGATTCTGGCCGCCTGCGAGGACGGGAACCCGGCGGCCTTGGCCGGTGTGTACCAGTCGTACGGCGCGCTGAAGAAGGACACGGCCGAGGCAGTGGTGGAGCTGCTGAGGCCCTTGCGGGAGCGACACGCCCAGCTGGCGGCCGATCCGGGGTTCGTGGACGAGGTGCTGAGGGCGGGGGCCGCGCGGGCCCGGGGCTTGGCCCGTCCTCTGGTGGATCGCGCCTACGCAGTGATCGGGCTGCTTCCGGTCGGCTGA
- a CDS encoding MFS transporter, with product MTDARLRRGRGSLAFGFFAQGVTFALLVTRIPAIQDRYGISDGLLPVFLAAVPILAGVGSVATEKLVARVRPGVVLRWSQPVVLLALLAVGAGAEMWQLALALGAFGLAVGALDASMNMLGVSLQQAYGRSIMLGFHATYSLGGIVGASLAWAGAHWDLALVVSYLPAVAVLLPAALVGSRWYVDAERREGRAGLEEGPRAPAVAFSVLLPLCLVMTFAYIGDSTVSNWSAKYLQDVLGSSEELATVPYNAYMVTTLLGRAVGDLGVRRFGAVAVVRCGTVLAAGGFAVVAVAPGAWVGLGGFTLLGLGLCVIVPQTFAAAGRAFPGAASDVAVARVNVFNYVGFVIGSPLVGALGDAWSYRGAMLVPMVLVLVTLVYARSFATESDRYGGVHERPRTVDVGRSGNEV from the coding sequence ATGACGGATGCGCGGTTGCGGCGTGGGCGGGGATCACTGGCGTTCGGCTTCTTCGCGCAGGGGGTGACCTTTGCGCTGCTCGTGACCCGTATCCCGGCGATTCAGGACCGGTACGGGATATCCGACGGCCTGCTGCCGGTGTTCCTGGCGGCCGTGCCGATCCTGGCCGGTGTCGGCAGTGTGGCGACCGAGAAGCTTGTGGCGCGTGTGCGGCCAGGGGTCGTGCTGAGGTGGTCGCAGCCCGTGGTGCTGCTGGCGCTGCTGGCGGTCGGTGCCGGTGCGGAGATGTGGCAGCTGGCGCTCGCCCTGGGGGCGTTCGGGCTGGCCGTCGGTGCGCTGGACGCGTCCATGAACATGCTCGGGGTGAGCCTCCAGCAGGCGTACGGGCGCAGCATCATGCTCGGCTTTCACGCCACGTACAGCCTGGGCGGGATCGTGGGGGCGTCGCTCGCGTGGGCGGGGGCGCACTGGGATCTGGCGCTGGTGGTGTCGTATCTGCCGGCGGTGGCGGTGCTGCTGCCGGCCGCGCTCGTCGGGAGCCGGTGGTACGTGGACGCGGAGCGCCGGGAGGGCCGGGCGGGTCTGGAGGAGGGGCCGCGGGCTCCGGCGGTCGCGTTCTCGGTGTTGCTCCCACTGTGTCTGGTGATGACGTTCGCGTACATCGGGGACTCGACCGTCTCCAACTGGAGCGCGAAGTACCTCCAGGACGTACTGGGCAGCTCGGAGGAGCTGGCGACCGTCCCCTACAACGCCTACATGGTGACGACGCTGCTCGGGCGTGCCGTGGGGGATCTCGGGGTGCGGCGCTTCGGGGCGGTCGCGGTCGTGCGGTGCGGGACGGTGCTGGCCGCGGGCGGGTTCGCGGTGGTGGCGGTGGCACCGGGCGCATGGGTGGGGCTCGGGGGGTTCACGCTGCTGGGGCTCGGGCTGTGCGTGATCGTGCCGCAGACGTTCGCGGCGGCGGGGCGGGCGTTTCCCGGGGCGGCGAGTGATGTGGCCGTGGCCCGGGTGAATGTCTTCAACTACGTGGGGTTCGTGATCGGGTCGCCGCTCGTCGGCGCGCTCGGGGACGCGTGGAGCTACCGGGGCGCGATGCTCGTCCCGATGGTGCTGGTCCTGGTGACGCTCGTGTATGCCCGGTCGTTCGCGACGGAGTCCGACCGATACGGTGGCGTGCATGAGCGGCCGCGCACTGTTGATGTGGGACGAAGCGGTAACGAGGTATGA
- a CDS encoding acetoin utilization protein AcuC, producing MSGRALLMWDEAVTRYDFGPDHPMDPVRLALTMGLVRAYGLDRSVDVVAAKPAGESTLRLVHREDYVAAVRAASENPRAADQTYGLGTMDDPAFAGMHEASALIAGQSVGAAEAVWRGEAEHAVNFAGGLHHAMPGAASGFCIYNDASLAIARLLELGAERVAYVDVDVHHGDGVQAAFWDDPRVLTISLHEHPSLLFPGTGWPEETGGSGPGEGSAVNVALPAGTGDEGWLRAFHAVVPELLADFRPQVLVTQHGADTHFEDPLAHLAVSLDAQRLVQEACHALAHECVEGGRWVALGGGGYAVVDVVPRSWTHLVGIAGHAPVDPESEVPSAWRDEVYARTRQLGPGRMTDGRTPQWRAWESGYDPADRLDQAVRATRRAVFPLRGLLA from the coding sequence ATGAGCGGCCGCGCACTGTTGATGTGGGACGAAGCGGTAACGAGGTATGACTTCGGGCCCGACCATCCGATGGATCCCGTACGGCTTGCGCTGACCATGGGGTTGGTGCGGGCGTACGGGCTGGACCGCTCGGTGGACGTGGTGGCGGCGAAGCCGGCCGGGGAGTCGACGCTGCGGCTGGTCCACCGCGAGGACTATGTGGCCGCCGTGCGTGCGGCGTCCGAGAACCCGAGGGCGGCGGACCAGACGTACGGGCTGGGGACGATGGACGACCCGGCCTTCGCCGGTATGCACGAGGCGTCCGCGCTGATCGCGGGCCAGTCCGTGGGGGCGGCGGAGGCCGTGTGGCGGGGGGAGGCCGAGCACGCGGTGAACTTCGCGGGCGGGCTGCATCATGCGATGCCGGGCGCCGCGTCGGGGTTCTGCATCTACAACGACGCGTCGTTGGCGATCGCGCGGCTGCTGGAGCTGGGGGCGGAGCGGGTCGCGTACGTGGACGTCGACGTGCATCACGGGGACGGGGTGCAGGCGGCGTTCTGGGACGACCCGAGGGTGCTGACGATCTCGCTGCACGAGCACCCGAGCCTGCTGTTTCCGGGAACGGGATGGCCGGAGGAGACGGGCGGCTCGGGGCCGGGGGAGGGCTCGGCCGTCAATGTGGCGCTGCCTGCGGGGACGGGCGACGAGGGGTGGCTGCGGGCGTTCCACGCGGTGGTGCCGGAGCTGCTGGCGGATTTCCGGCCGCAGGTGCTGGTGACACAGCACGGGGCGGACACGCACTTCGAGGACCCGCTGGCGCATCTGGCGGTGTCGCTGGATGCGCAGCGGCTGGTGCAGGAGGCGTGCCACGCGCTCGCGCATGAGTGCGTCGAAGGCGGGCGCTGGGTGGCGCTCGGCGGCGGGGGGTACGCCGTGGTGGATGTTGTGCCGCGGTCGTGGACGCACCTCGTGGGGATCGCGGGGCATGCGCCGGTGGACCCGGAGTCGGAGGTTCCGTCGGCATGGCGCGATGAGGTGTACGCGCGTACGCGGCAGTTGGGGCCCGGGCGGATGACGGACGGGCGGACGCCGCAGTGGCGGGCGTGGGAGTCCGGGTACGACCCGGCGGACCGGCTGGACCAGGCGGTGCGGGCGACGAGGCGGGCCGTGTTTCCGCTGCGGGGGTTGCTGGCGTAG
- a CDS encoding phosphatase — protein MVSRGALRAHLLASRLAGPVATSREESLRSYRLFAARDPRVMLGLDPEWAWDERDLIALMADKCGVSGDPGHVSGPDVIDPERTLSGLDAFAERLGDAAGRQAPVLFGTGHPHRLLGFYAELADALSAAGCPVLTPAQGRCVDITTRFGVRTYHLDYVRRVALIREPGAADPAHHAGVHTHSPLPIRVALDGLAEAGLPLPALVVGDHGWVCGAGQLGFDAIGLADTDDPALFVGEAEGRVAVTVPLDDAVRSDYYRPLTRYVINRACLSQ, from the coding sequence GTGGTGAGCAGGGGAGCGTTGCGGGCGCATTTGTTGGCGTCGAGGCTGGCGGGGCCCGTGGCCACGTCCAGGGAGGAGAGTCTGCGCAGCTATCGGCTGTTCGCGGCGCGGGATCCGCGGGTGATGCTCGGGCTCGATCCCGAATGGGCGTGGGACGAGCGGGACTTGATCGCGTTGATGGCCGACAAGTGCGGGGTTTCGGGTGACCCCGGCCATGTGTCGGGGCCGGATGTGATCGACCCCGAGAGGACGTTGAGCGGGCTCGACGCGTTCGCAGAGCGGCTCGGAGATGCGGCCGGGCGGCAGGCTCCGGTGCTGTTCGGGACCGGGCACCCGCATCGGCTGCTCGGGTTCTACGCCGAGCTGGCAGACGCATTGTCGGCGGCGGGCTGTCCCGTACTCACACCGGCGCAGGGGCGATGTGTCGACATAACGACCCGGTTCGGCGTACGTACGTACCACCTCGACTACGTACGACGGGTCGCGCTGATACGGGAGCCCGGGGCGGCGGACCCCGCCCACCATGCCGGCGTACATACCCACTCACCCCTACCGATTCGGGTCGCACTGGACGGGCTGGCCGAGGCCGGCTTGCCGCTGCCCGCGCTGGTCGTGGGGGACCACGGCTGGGTCTGCGGGGCAGGTCAGCTGGGGTTCGACGCCATAGGGCTGGCCGATACGGACGACCCGGCGCTGTTCGTCGGCGAGGCCGAGGGGCGCGTAGCGGTCACCGTTCCGCTTGATGACGCCGTGCGGTCCGATTACTACCGGCCGCTAACTCGCTATGTAATCAATCGAGCGTGTCTGTCACAGTAG
- a CDS encoding helix-turn-helix domain-containing protein: MAAAGERPLNEVKFLTVAEVASVMRVSKMTVYRLVHSGHLPAIRVGRSFRVPEQAVHEYLRESFVGVESA, encoded by the coding sequence ATGGCTGCTGCTGGCGAGAGGCCTCTCAACGAGGTCAAGTTCCTGACCGTGGCGGAAGTCGCCTCGGTGATGCGCGTGTCGAAGATGACCGTGTACCGCTTGGTGCACAGCGGTCATCTGCCGGCCATCCGGGTGGGAAGGTCCTTCCGGGTTCCGGAGCAAGCGGTTCACGAGTACCTCCGCGAGTCCTTTGTGGGGGTCGAGTCCGCCTGA
- a CDS encoding 30S ribosomal protein bS22, producing MGSVIKKRRKRMAKKKHRKLLKRTRVQRRNKK from the coding sequence GTGGGCTCTGTTATCAAGAAGCGGCGCAAGCGGATGGCTAAGAAGAAGCACCGCAAGCTGCTCAAGCGCACGCGTGTTCAGCGTCGCAACAAGAAGTAA
- a CDS encoding NAD-dependent epimerase/dehydratase family protein translates to MGKVVLVTGVARQLGGRFVRRIQRDPEVDRVVGVDAVTPEHGLGGADFVRADIRQPAIARVLAEHGVDTVVHMDVTGTPLGSGGRASVKETNVIGTMQLLGACQKSPTVQRLVVKSSTSVYGSAPRDPAVFTETTPPKSLPSGGFAKDAVEVEGYVRGFARRRPDVAVCVLRFANILGPRADSPLADYFSLPVLPTVFGYDPRLQFVHEDDVIDVLRIASHEPRRGTLNSGTFNVAGDGVLLLSQCSRRLGRPTVPVLLPAVTWVGSALRTVGVTDFSPEQIRLLTHGRVVSTVQMRETLGFTPAHTTAETFAEFAHSRAPGLLPPEAVARAVDKIAALPEAAGCGKRSADGTADTAADTAARPASTSTHSAG, encoded by the coding sequence TTGGGCAAGGTCGTGCTCGTCACCGGTGTGGCCCGGCAGCTCGGGGGCCGCTTCGTCCGTCGCATCCAGCGGGACCCCGAAGTGGACCGGGTGGTCGGCGTCGACGCGGTGACCCCGGAGCACGGACTCGGCGGCGCCGACTTCGTCCGCGCGGACATCCGGCAGCCGGCCATAGCGCGTGTGCTGGCCGAGCACGGTGTCGACACCGTCGTCCACATGGACGTCACCGGCACACCACTGGGATCGGGCGGCAGGGCCTCGGTCAAGGAGACCAACGTCATCGGCACCATGCAGCTGCTCGGTGCCTGCCAGAAGTCGCCGACCGTCCAGCGGCTCGTCGTCAAGTCCAGTACGAGCGTGTACGGCTCCGCTCCCCGCGACCCGGCCGTGTTCACCGAGACCACCCCGCCCAAGTCCCTCCCCAGCGGCGGCTTCGCCAAGGACGCGGTGGAGGTGGAGGGGTACGTACGCGGCTTCGCCCGCCGCAGGCCGGACGTGGCGGTGTGCGTGCTGCGGTTCGCGAACATCCTCGGACCGCGCGCCGACTCCCCGCTCGCCGACTACTTCTCGCTGCCGGTCCTGCCGACGGTCTTCGGATACGACCCGCGGCTCCAGTTCGTCCACGAGGACGACGTCATCGACGTCCTGCGGATCGCCTCCCACGAGCCGCGCCGCGGAACCCTCAACAGCGGCACGTTCAATGTCGCGGGCGACGGGGTGCTGCTGCTGTCGCAGTGCTCCCGGCGGCTGGGCCGTCCGACGGTGCCGGTGCTGCTGCCGGCCGTCACCTGGGTCGGCTCCGCGCTGCGTACGGTCGGCGTCACCGACTTCTCCCCCGAGCAGATCCGGCTGCTCACCCATGGGCGGGTGGTGAGCACGGTCCAGATGCGCGAGACGCTCGGCTTCACCCCCGCGCACACGACCGCGGAGACCTTCGCGGAGTTCGCGCACAGCCGCGCGCCCGGGCTGCTGCCACCGGAGGCCGTGGCCAGAGCGGTGGACAAGATCGCCGCACTGCCCGAGGCGGCGGGCTGCGGAAAGCGCAGTGCGGACGGCACGGCGGACACGGCGGCGGACACCGCGGCGCGTCCTGCCTCGACCAGCACTCACAGCGCCGGATAA
- a CDS encoding lysophospholipid acyltransferase family protein has translation MADAKVIPFDDDRSRAGASQRPLRRRSGAGRRKTSADAVAVREVPVGAVPGQPDRELPGAVGSGTASPTSARAAREGAAPVWGASGQGHEHGEEQPDEARDSGMQETGGESGRGNWDRRIAGGLSFLRRRLTGDYEVDEFGYDKELTDQVLMSLVRPLYDKYFRVEVKGIENIPSHGGALVVANHSGTLPLDGLMMQVAVHDNHPADRHLRLLAADLVFVLPVINELARKAGHTLACSEDAERLLQQGEVVGVMPEGFKGIGKPFSERYKLQRFGRGGFVSTALRAGVPIVPCSIVGAEEIYPMIGNAKTLARVLGFPYFPITPTFPWLGPLGAVPLPTKWTIQFGEPIPTDGYPPEAAEDPMLMFNLTDQVREQIQHTLYKLLVQRRSVFF, from the coding sequence ATGGCGGACGCCAAGGTCATTCCGTTCGACGACGACCGGTCACGTGCGGGCGCGTCGCAGCGTCCGTTGCGGCGACGCTCGGGGGCAGGCAGGCGCAAGACCTCTGCCGACGCCGTTGCGGTGCGCGAGGTGCCGGTCGGCGCGGTGCCCGGACAACCTGACAGAGAGCTGCCCGGTGCGGTGGGCAGCGGCACGGCATCCCCCACGAGCGCCCGCGCCGCGCGCGAGGGTGCCGCCCCGGTGTGGGGTGCATCGGGCCAGGGCCATGAGCACGGCGAGGAGCAGCCGGACGAGGCGCGTGATTCAGGTATGCAGGAGACGGGCGGCGAGTCCGGCCGGGGCAACTGGGACCGGCGTATCGCGGGCGGTCTGTCGTTCCTGCGGCGCCGGCTCACCGGGGACTACGAGGTCGACGAGTTCGGCTACGACAAGGAGCTCACCGACCAGGTGCTCATGTCGCTCGTGCGCCCCCTGTACGACAAGTACTTCAGGGTCGAGGTCAAGGGCATCGAGAACATCCCGTCGCACGGCGGGGCGCTCGTGGTGGCCAACCACTCCGGGACGCTGCCGCTCGACGGGCTGATGATGCAGGTCGCTGTGCACGACAATCACCCCGCGGACCGCCATCTGCGGCTGCTCGCCGCGGACCTGGTCTTCGTGCTGCCGGTGATAAACGAACTGGCGCGGAAGGCCGGTCACACGCTCGCCTGCTCGGAGGACGCGGAGCGGCTGCTTCAGCAGGGTGAGGTCGTCGGGGTGATGCCCGAGGGCTTCAAGGGCATCGGGAAGCCCTTCAGCGAGCGCTACAAGCTCCAGCGCTTCGGGCGGGGAGGCTTCGTCTCCACGGCGCTTCGGGCGGGCGTACCGATCGTGCCGTGCTCGATCGTCGGGGCGGAGGAGATCTACCCGATGATCGGTAACGCGAAAACGCTCGCGCGCGTGCTGGGGTTCCCGTACTTCCCGATCACACCGACCTTCCCCTGGCTGGGGCCGCTCGGGGCGGTGCCGCTGCCGACGAAGTGGACGATCCAGTTCGGGGAGCCGATCCCGACGGACGGCTATCCGCCGGAGGCGGCGGAGGACCCGATGCTGATGTTCAACCTGACCGATCAGGTGCGCGAGCAGATCCAGCACACGCTGTACAAGCTGCTGGTGCAGCGGCGGTCCGTGTTCTTCTGA